Within Amycolatopsis sp. FDAARGOS 1241, the genomic segment ACAGGAACAGATCCAGCGTCACCTCGATACGCTCGTCGGCACCGGTGCGGAGACCGGCCTGCAGGTCGCGGTCTATCGGGATGGCGTGCCGATCGTCGACGCGGTAGCGGGCACGGCCGACCCCGTCACCGGGCGGCCGCTCACCTCCAGGACACCGATCTTCAGCTTCTCCACGGGCAAGAACGTGGCGGCCACGCTCGCCCATCTGCTCGTCGCGCGTGGTTTCCTCGGTTACGACAGCCCGCTCACGGACCTCTGGCCCGAGTTCGGTGCGCACGGCAAGGCCCGCGCGACGCTGCGACACGTGCTGACCCACACGGCGGGTCTTCCGGCCCTGCCGCGCGAGATCACCCCCCGCGAGCTTCCCGACTGGTCCGGGGTGTGCGCCTCGCTGGCCGCCGCCGAGCCGCGGTGGCGGCCCGGCACCGCCATGGGCTATCACGCCTACACCTTCGGCTTTCTCATCGGCGAGCTGGCCCGCCGCGCGACCGGGCGGCCCCCGTGCGACCTGCTGCGCAGGTGGATCACCGCGCCGCTGGGGATCGAGGGGCAGCTCTACTTCGCCGCTCCGGAGGAAGCGCTGCCGAGGTTGGCGCGTCTGGAGCAGGCGCGCGGATGGCCGGCCGGCCCGGACGATGGTGACGCGATCCTGGCACCGTGGGAAAGCCGGCCGAGTGCCGAGTTCGACAACAACGACGAGATCCTGGGCGCCGACATACCGTCGGTCGGCATCGCCACCGCGCGCGGCCTTGCCGCGATGTACAACGCCGTCCTGCAGGGCGAGCTCGTGGACTCCGCGCAGCTGGCGGAACTGTCCGCGCTCGCGTTCGAGGGTACGGACCAGGTTTTCGGGCCTCCGGTGCGGATGGCGCTGGGCTTCCCGATCGGCCGGATCGGCGCTCC encodes:
- a CDS encoding serine hydrolase domain-containing protein; amino-acid sequence: MSELQEQIQRHLDTLVGTGAETGLQVAVYRDGVPIVDAVAGTADPVTGRPLTSRTPIFSFSTGKNVAATLAHLLVARGFLGYDSPLTDLWPEFGAHGKARATLRHVLTHTAGLPALPREITPRELPDWSGVCASLAAAEPRWRPGTAMGYHAYTFGFLIGELARRATGRPPCDLLRRWITAPLGIEGQLYFAAPEEALPRLARLEQARGWPAGPDDGDAILAPWESRPSAEFDNNDEILGADIPSVGIATARGLAAMYNAVLQGELVDSAQLAELSALAFEGTDQVFGPPVRMALGFPIGRIGAPAWENSVAFGWPGGGGSYAYADPAHGVTFALTKTRLVPDFDTALSVTSILAGHLPGTS